The Bacteroidales bacterium region GCTGCAAAACAAATCCCCCTGCAGCGAGCTCTTCTCCGGGAAGTCCTGCACCACGGCCACTACCTCCACATGGAGTTCATGGGATACATTCAGGACCTGACCGATCGGATTCTCTTACCCAAAGATCTTCCGGGCAGCACTCCGGGTCAGAACAGCCTGATGAGGATCGCGGAATAAATGATCTCTTTGTCCGGACAGCACCGGAAGGGAGAAAACCCGGAAGAAGCCTGAATCGGTATGCACCACCCGCATGTCAAAATTTTGTTCCTTATACAGCACTGGAGATGGATTAATTAACACTTTGGTGGCAGCACTTACCTGGGGGAACTCGCTCAGCAGTTTGTCGCGGGACTGTTCAGGGATGCGGGAAAAATGATCGTTGGTCAGGATCCGGTAGATTTTTCCCACTTCAGGAATGGATGAATCGTATTGTTTTTCGGAGCGGATAAAGGAGAGCAGCAATACCACCACAGCCAGACTCAGCGAAAACCCACCAATGGAGATCAGGGAAAATACTTTGTTCCTGCTCAGGGACCGGTAATAGAGTTTGAGGGTTTTCATTGGCTAAGCATAAAGTTATAATATCCGGGAACTCTTAATGAAGATTCAAGTATATTTTTTTGGAATCGGGTGTTCTTTGTATTAACTTATTAAGCTAAAATTCAAATATTTGGACAAATGAAAGGCTATAGTTTAATTTTGCGTTGTTGATTTGATCAATTCTTCATACCCTTGAGCAATCAGCTTGTACCTGTTGC contains the following coding sequences:
- a CDS encoding ABC transporter permease gives rise to the protein MKTLKLYYRSLSRNKVFSLISIGGFSLSLAVVVLLLSFIRSEKQYDSSIPEVGKIYRILTNDHFSRIPEQSRDKLLSEFPQVSAATKVLINPSPVLYKEQNFDMRVVHTDSGFFRVFSLPVLSGQRDHLFRDPHQAVLTRSAARKIFG